DNA from Candidatus Binataceae bacterium:
GGGACGCAGCTCCAGCGCCATCTGGTTTTCCGCGCCGATATCGAGCGACTTCAGATGACGGCGCTTGCGCAGGTCCCAGATATGCACAGCGTGGCCGTATTTTCCGGCCAGCAGCAGATCGGGATTGATCCCGCTTTCAATCATGTTTGGCGTACCCCACTCGCTCGTCACGGCAACATCGTGGCCGAGATGCCACCAGAAATCGTAGGCCAGATACTGTGGACCCCGGTCGACTTCCCAGCGGCCAAGCACGTCGAAGCTTTCGTGATCGAGCAGGAAAATTCCACCGGGCCCATCACCGTCGGGTGTGCCCAATGCGCTTACATAGATCGCATCCGGTCCGCAATGGATCGTGTGCGGACGGCTGTAACCGGTCCGTTCGGCCAGTTCTTCGGGTTCGATCACCCGCACGATACGCGGGCGGCAGGGGTCGGGCTTGGTATCGAAAATGTAGATGCGCGATGAGCGGAGACCCGGAACGATCAGATAGCGGCGTTCGACATGGGGATGCGGCGCGTAAGGACACAATGCGGCGCTGCAGGCATTCCACCCGAAGTGGTGCAGCTCATCGCCGACCGAGGTGACTTCGGTCCGACCGACGACCTGCGAGTAGGTCTTTGACGCCGGATCGAGGTCGATCACGCAGAGCGCGTCGTGCTTGCCGTTCTGCGCGGTAGGATTGAAGTTCACCACGTACCCCAACTTCTCGCGCGGTGCGTTCATCGCCATTTTTGGGGATGGATAGAAGGTCTGATCCGGTTTCCAAAGAGCCATAGCCTTTGCTCGTGACTTGAGAGATAAGTTTGACCTTAGCCCAGCTGCGGAACTAGCGA
Protein-coding regions in this window:
- a CDS encoding selenium-binding protein SBP56-related protein, coding for MALWKPDQTFYPSPKMAMNAPREKLGYVVNFNPTAQNGKHDALCVIDLDPASKTYSQVVGRTEVTSVGDELHHFGWNACSAALCPYAPHPHVERRYLIVPGLRSSRIYIFDTKPDPCRPRIVRVIEPEELAERTGYSRPHTIHCGPDAIYVSALGTPDGDGPGGIFLLDHESFDVLGRWEVDRGPQYLAYDFWWHLGHDVAVTSEWGTPNMIESGINPDLLLAGKYGHAVHIWDLRKRRHLKSLDIGAENQMALELRPSHDPTKTYGFVGVVISTKDLSASIWLWDRKGDDWSIKKVIEIPAEAADPAALPPALKPFKAVPPLITDLNLSLDDRFLYISCWGTGDFKQYDVSDPHNPKLTGSLRLGGIVSHAAHPKDGALNGGPQMVEMSRDGKRIYFSNSLYGSWDAQFYPEGVRGWIAKADANPSGGLTLDQDFFIKFEGERPHQIHLEGGDASSDSYCYP